In one window of Allorhodopirellula heiligendammensis DNA:
- a CDS encoding bifunctional nuclease family protein, which produces MSVEMQLARIIISELTDNQVIYLKEVDGERQFPIMIGIFEATNIQRRVKQDYVPPRPLTHDLIVSVAESLDAVIESIVISDLSEHTYFAQLNLRTSTGDIIEVDARPSDAIAVAVTYDPPLPIYVAEEVLASATGTTAEGDVDEPPEF; this is translated from the coding sequence ATGAGCGTCGAAATGCAGCTCGCTCGGATCATTATCTCCGAGCTTACCGATAATCAAGTCATCTATCTCAAGGAGGTCGATGGCGAACGTCAATTTCCCATCATGATCGGGATCTTTGAAGCCACTAATATCCAGCGTCGTGTCAAGCAGGACTATGTTCCACCGCGGCCATTGACACACGATTTGATTGTCTCGGTTGCCGAGTCGCTCGACGCGGTCATCGAGAGTATCGTCATTAGTGATTTGAGTGAGCACACTTATTTTGCTCAACTCAATCTGCGAACGTCGACAGGTGACATCATCGAAGTCGATGCACGGCCGAGCGATGCCATCGCGGTCGCCGTGACGTACGACCCGCCGCTGCCGATTTACGTTGCCGAAGAAGTCTTGGCCAGTGCCACTGGAACAACCGCCGAAGGTGATGTCGACGAGCCTCCTGAGTTCTAG
- a CDS encoding acyltransferase produces the protein MHQTQMNFDRVAMQRLTDQLAIENLAEQLSTVVDSELTDTATRLAEESATHISVEPFESGSKSGWHVTITIESPSGPLTHHLWRLEGEA, from the coding sequence ATGCATCAGACCCAGATGAATTTTGATCGCGTGGCGATGCAACGGCTGACTGACCAGCTCGCGATTGAGAATTTGGCTGAGCAACTTTCCACAGTAGTTGATTCCGAGCTCACCGATACTGCCACTCGGCTGGCAGAGGAGTCGGCTACGCACATCAGCGTCGAACCATTTGAGTCGGGATCCAAATCAGGCTGGCATGTCACAATCACGATTGAGTCCCCAAGTGGGCCGCTGACCCATCACTTGTGGCGACTGGAAGGTGAGGCATGA
- a CDS encoding TlpA family protein disulfide reductase: MDRSMKNFLVAAALPLALSLAVGCGGSTPSESSPEDSVSTGLDDLTPAPPSMPGQDDPPAEPVNPGMMLPDDVPLPDPSEINEPRESNGEKPKGMELPDDIQPVQTSSTAAGESLGMIVGTQTKSEDAAEVKLNIQLAPWQEIDAVTKQAGRITVVDFWSLSCVPCLREYPQLVALQKKYPDRVRAIGVNVDFYGGEKYPPKSYQPQITKFLTAVHATFPNYISQTPSEDVFKSVKINALPAVLVLDEQGTVVERFTDASHSGGFTYEDDIVPLVEKLIAK; this comes from the coding sequence ATGGATCGCTCGATGAAGAACTTCCTTGTCGCCGCTGCATTGCCCTTGGCACTGTCACTCGCGGTGGGCTGCGGCGGCAGCACACCATCAGAATCCTCCCCCGAGGATAGTGTGTCGACAGGTTTGGATGATCTCACACCCGCTCCACCATCGATGCCCGGCCAGGACGACCCGCCCGCCGAACCGGTTAACCCCGGCATGATGTTGCCCGACGACGTTCCGCTACCAGATCCATCGGAGATCAACGAGCCTCGTGAGAGCAATGGGGAAAAACCGAAGGGGATGGAGTTACCCGACGACATCCAGCCCGTCCAGACGAGTTCGACCGCGGCCGGAGAAAGCTTGGGAATGATTGTGGGCACGCAAACCAAGAGTGAAGATGCAGCGGAAGTCAAGTTGAACATTCAGTTGGCACCTTGGCAGGAAATTGATGCTGTGACCAAGCAGGCCGGCCGCATAACCGTGGTTGATTTCTGGTCGTTGTCGTGCGTGCCCTGCCTGCGAGAGTATCCACAACTCGTGGCGTTGCAAAAAAAATACCCGGATCGGGTGCGCGCTATCGGTGTCAATGTCGACTTCTATGGAGGTGAGAAGTATCCGCCTAAGTCGTATCAGCCGCAGATTACAAAGTTTCTAACGGCGGTTCACGCAACCTTTCCCAACTATATTTCTCAGACCCCAAGCGAAGACGTATTCAAGAGTGTTAAAATCAATGCACTGCCCGCTGTGTTGGTCCTTGATGAGCAAGGCACTGTGGTCGAGCGATTTACCGATGCAAGCCACTCCGGCGGATTTACCTACGAAGACGATATTGTTCCGCTCGTCGAAAAATTGATTGCAAAGTAA
- the panC gene encoding pantoate--beta-alanine ligase translates to MNSFSDINAMRTWCRERHAESQSIGFVPTMGALHEGHLSLARQAKSQCDVCVVSIFVNPTQFAPNEDLSRYPRPLQHDLELLAGEGVDAVFLPTNASMYPAGFGSFVMPSPVGLSLEGQSRPDHFRGVTTVVMKLLQIVPASAAFFGQKDFQQLRVIQDMVRDLNVPTEIVPCPIVRDEDGLAMSSRNRYLSDEQRVTALAIPRALSRAAAAVAAGEINTAAIEQIMLESLSDCDSVDYAVVADSESLQPMRKFERPAVALIAARVGNTRLLDNRVL, encoded by the coding sequence TTGAACTCCTTCTCAGACATCAACGCGATGCGGACGTGGTGCCGTGAACGACACGCTGAATCTCAATCCATTGGGTTCGTGCCGACCATGGGTGCGCTGCACGAAGGGCATCTATCGCTGGCGCGGCAGGCCAAATCCCAGTGTGACGTGTGTGTTGTGAGTATCTTTGTAAATCCGACCCAGTTCGCGCCGAATGAAGATCTCAGCCGCTATCCGCGACCGCTTCAACATGATCTCGAGCTTCTGGCAGGTGAAGGAGTAGATGCCGTTTTTCTGCCCACCAATGCCAGTATGTATCCAGCGGGGTTTGGAAGTTTCGTGATGCCGTCGCCGGTTGGCTTGTCGCTCGAAGGCCAGTCGCGGCCAGACCACTTTCGCGGCGTTACGACGGTAGTGATGAAGTTGCTGCAGATCGTTCCGGCAAGTGCCGCCTTTTTTGGTCAGAAAGATTTTCAGCAGCTACGAGTTATCCAAGACATGGTGCGAGACCTGAATGTCCCGACGGAGATTGTGCCATGTCCAATCGTTCGTGATGAGGATGGGCTCGCGATGAGTAGCCGCAACCGGTACCTCAGCGATGAACAGCGAGTCACTGCCTTAGCGATCCCCCGTGCACTCAGTCGTGCGGCAGCTGCAGTCGCCGCCGGCGAGATTAACACCGCGGCGATTGAGCAGATCATGCTGGAGTCACTATCGGACTGTGACAGTGTTGATTATGCGGTCGTGGCGGATTCAGAGTCCTTACAACCGATGAGAAAGTTTGAACGTCCCGCTGTGGCATTGATCGCCGCTCGAGTTGGCAACACGCGACTGCTGGATAACCGAGTCCTATGA
- a CDS encoding class I SAM-dependent methyltransferase: MNARASKKNESTSWYDHPQYFDMVFRDETADEVAFFQEVFEKYLTRPAKRLYEPGCGSGRLVAAMAAKGFDVVAVDNNAAMLAYLRRRLSRRGLDAELVLGDMTSHVCQPLVDAAFCTFNTFRHLTDGDSAERHLRSLARSLRRGGVYILGFHCIPLDADPNCTERWKAAHAGTQVSVTLRVIDFQRRRRLETLRVSIKATKPSGIIERIRSEFSLRLYTPTQAQKLLESVSDIFEIAGIYDFDCDIDQERKIDEDLTDAVFVLRKK; encoded by the coding sequence ATGAACGCCCGTGCCAGCAAAAAAAATGAGTCAACCTCGTGGTATGATCATCCGCAATACTTCGACATGGTTTTTCGGGACGAGACAGCTGACGAAGTCGCCTTCTTTCAAGAGGTATTTGAGAAGTATTTAACGCGGCCCGCCAAGCGGTTATACGAGCCCGGGTGCGGTAGCGGGCGACTCGTTGCCGCGATGGCTGCCAAGGGTTTCGATGTTGTCGCCGTGGACAACAATGCCGCGATGCTTGCTTACCTGCGGCGGCGATTGTCGCGCCGCGGACTCGATGCGGAGTTGGTGCTCGGCGACATGACCAGCCATGTCTGTCAGCCCCTCGTCGATGCCGCATTCTGTACATTCAATACTTTTCGGCATCTGACCGACGGCGACTCCGCTGAACGACATCTCCGCAGCCTTGCTCGATCACTGCGACGGGGCGGCGTTTACATTCTCGGTTTTCACTGCATCCCGCTGGACGCCGACCCTAACTGCACCGAACGCTGGAAAGCGGCCCATGCGGGGACCCAGGTCAGCGTGACGCTGCGCGTGATCGATTTTCAGCGACGACGTCGCTTGGAAACACTGCGGGTCTCGATCAAGGCCACCAAACCGAGCGGCATTATCGAGCGAATCCGCAGCGAGTTCTCACTGCGACTCTACACTCCCACGCAGGCGCAGAAGCTTCTCGAAAGCGTCTCGGATATCTTCGAAATCGCAGGCATCTACGATTTCGATTGTGACATTGATCAAGAGCGGAAGATCGACGAAGACCTTACCGATGCCGTGTTTGTGCTCCGCAAGAAATGA
- a CDS encoding alpha/beta hydrolase: MHRWRRYLPTGFSVVGLLIGIHFFCVSLTPSLLPRHPVAQGLLSGISLAVGYCVGVIGLGIYRFLQLREWQGRSAKIARRVVLVISGVMLLATLTRMAYWQNTIRALMDMPPVDSGYPTTVFAVAVVTALIFLLSARALIGLSGKLARALQRLMPPRVAVVTSYALIGILLISLINGMIVKRLVRMMDETFATIDQAIDEGMEPPLSLFASGGVESLIQWDEIGKNGKRFLLNGPTSEQISELTGRPALEPIRVYAGYNTGETLQERAKIAVDELIRVGGFDRRVLVLATPTGTGWLDPSAIQPLPYLHDGDVAIVSMQYSYLPSWLTIAVDPEISRRSAKALFDQVYAHWTALPKESRPELYLFGLSLGSLGSEAALDLFQLLGDPIDGAVLSGPPFPSRLWQQIVAERNPGTPQWHPVFRDAALLRFMNQEGIAAPPDADWGVLRTIYIQHASDPMVFFSPSLAYSKPHWLGEQRGPDVSPDFHWFPLVTFLQVGFDVPMATAAPLGYAHNYAPDEYIDAFIEVTRPRDWTEEDTAKLKAKFADFDASPL, translated from the coding sequence ATGCACCGTTGGCGGCGTTATCTTCCTACGGGTTTTTCGGTAGTTGGCTTGCTAATCGGCATACACTTTTTTTGTGTTTCGCTGACACCGTCCCTGTTGCCTCGCCACCCGGTGGCGCAAGGGCTACTCAGCGGCATCTCACTAGCGGTCGGCTACTGTGTGGGCGTGATCGGACTGGGGATCTATCGGTTCCTGCAATTACGAGAATGGCAGGGTCGATCGGCAAAGATCGCCCGACGCGTCGTCCTCGTGATCAGTGGAGTCATGCTGCTGGCAACGCTCACTCGGATGGCCTATTGGCAGAATACGATCCGCGCGCTGATGGACATGCCACCCGTCGACAGTGGATATCCTACGACGGTCTTTGCCGTGGCGGTGGTGACCGCACTTATCTTTCTGTTATCCGCTCGCGCGTTAATAGGCCTGTCAGGCAAGTTAGCGAGGGCATTGCAGAGATTGATGCCGCCACGTGTCGCAGTAGTCACGTCCTATGCGCTCATCGGCATCCTTTTGATTAGCTTGATCAACGGGATGATCGTCAAGCGTCTGGTGCGAATGATGGACGAGACCTTTGCGACCATCGATCAAGCCATCGACGAGGGGATGGAGCCACCGCTCTCACTATTTGCTTCCGGTGGCGTAGAGTCGCTGATTCAGTGGGATGAAATTGGCAAGAATGGGAAACGGTTTCTTCTCAATGGGCCGACGAGCGAACAGATCAGCGAGTTGACCGGACGCCCCGCACTGGAACCCATTCGCGTTTATGCGGGCTACAACACCGGGGAAACCCTGCAGGAACGCGCTAAGATTGCCGTCGATGAATTAATACGAGTCGGTGGTTTTGACCGGCGCGTGCTCGTGTTGGCTACTCCCACGGGGACTGGTTGGCTGGACCCATCCGCCATCCAACCACTGCCCTATTTGCATGATGGCGACGTGGCGATAGTGTCAATGCAGTATTCGTATCTGCCCAGCTGGCTGACGATTGCAGTGGACCCTGAAATCTCCCGTCGTTCGGCCAAGGCGTTGTTTGACCAGGTGTACGCTCACTGGACAGCGTTACCGAAGGAGTCCCGTCCCGAACTCTACCTGTTTGGGCTGAGCCTCGGGTCGCTCGGTAGCGAAGCGGCACTGGATTTATTTCAGTTATTGGGCGATCCCATCGACGGTGCGGTGTTGAGCGGGCCGCCCTTCCCCAGTCGATTGTGGCAGCAGATCGTCGCAGAGCGAAATCCAGGGACGCCCCAGTGGCACCCCGTCTTTCGTGACGCGGCATTGCTGCGATTCATGAACCAGGAGGGGATCGCTGCGCCGCCGGACGCGGACTGGGGCGTGTTGCGGACGATTTACATCCAGCACGCCAGTGATCCGATGGTATTCTTCTCGCCATCGTTGGCCTACAGCAAACCCCATTGGTTGGGCGAGCAGCGCGGGCCGGACGTGTCGCCTGACTTTCACTGGTTTCCACTGGTCACGTTCTTGCAAGTTGGTTTTGACGTGCCGATGGCGACTGCCGCACCACTCGGTTACGCGCACAATTATGCGCCTGATGAGTACATCGACGCCTTCATCGAAGTCACCCGGCCGCGGGACTGGACGGAGGAGGATACCGCTAAACTGAAAGCGAAATTCGCGGATTTTGACGCGTCGCCGCTCTGA
- a CDS encoding DUF1559 family PulG-like putative transporter, protein MPIRRNAFTLVELLVVIAIIGVLVGLAAPAVQSMRESSRRAVCQSRLTAVGMAFQGYHDRWQHFPVGTVDATGPIESVAEGNHHNWLGRLLELMDQPVIESHIDRSVSVYDKVNAPALELQYPGVQCPSATQEPANASTYVGLHHPSEKQIAETDLGVFILNKPISRNDITDGLANTAFVSEKMSWPDDLGWLSGTRATLRNVGGGIRSSIDSFQSPAPTLVGSIGSHHPGGTHVLFGSGEIRFQTVQTNQKILEQIVNRQDGQLPLEFQSLESLRRKSIE, encoded by the coding sequence ATGCCCATTCGCCGGAACGCCTTCACACTTGTAGAACTCTTGGTCGTGATCGCCATCATTGGAGTGCTGGTTGGTTTGGCTGCTCCAGCGGTGCAATCGATGCGGGAATCGTCCCGCCGGGCGGTATGCCAATCGCGGCTGACGGCAGTTGGAATGGCATTCCAAGGTTACCACGATCGTTGGCAGCACTTTCCTGTCGGGACTGTGGACGCAACGGGACCGATTGAGAGTGTCGCGGAGGGAAATCACCATAATTGGCTCGGACGCTTACTCGAACTGATGGACCAACCGGTGATTGAGTCCCATATTGATCGCAGTGTCAGTGTTTACGATAAGGTTAACGCTCCAGCGTTGGAGTTGCAGTATCCAGGTGTGCAATGTCCCTCTGCGACGCAAGAACCAGCTAACGCGAGCACTTATGTGGGACTGCATCACCCCTCCGAAAAGCAAATCGCTGAGACCGATCTGGGCGTGTTTATTTTGAATAAGCCGATCAGTCGAAACGACATCACCGATGGGCTGGCCAACACAGCGTTCGTGTCGGAAAAGATGTCATGGCCTGATGACCTGGGTTGGCTCAGCGGCACGCGGGCGACTTTGCGAAACGTCGGCGGTGGGATTCGAAGTTCAATCGACTCGTTTCAGTCCCCAGCGCCTACGCTGGTTGGCTCGATTGGAAGTCATCATCCTGGCGGAACCCATGTGCTTTTCGGGTCGGGGGAGATCCGGTTCCAAACGGTTCAAACGAACCAGAAGATTTTGGAGCAGATCGTCAATCGCCAAGACGGCCAGTTACCGCTGGAGTTTCAATCGCTCGAGTCATTGCGGCGCAAGAGCATTGAATGA
- a CDS encoding phosphatidylglycerophosphatase and protein-tyrosine phosphatase 1 family protein, whose amino-acid sequence MKTRSFYDRLYAGSVFYPTLAWNVMLGRVLKVRRWWDFIDDHVIVGARPFTRDVETLASLGVRAVVNTCEEYTGPIEEYGRLGIVQLHIPTIDFTHPTIENVRQAVDFVDKHVQAGEVVYIHCKAGRARSATVAICWLIEHRQLSPAEAQALLLSKRPHINPRLTERAVVNEFVANLAQAANGDLKLPTEPDISSQA is encoded by the coding sequence ATGAAAACACGCTCATTCTACGACCGTCTTTATGCCGGCTCTGTCTTTTATCCCACGCTCGCATGGAACGTGATGCTGGGACGGGTATTGAAAGTACGCCGCTGGTGGGATTTTATCGACGACCATGTGATTGTCGGCGCTCGCCCCTTCACCCGCGACGTGGAAACACTCGCGTCGCTCGGGGTCCGCGCAGTTGTGAATACTTGCGAGGAGTATACGGGGCCAATCGAGGAGTACGGTCGTTTAGGAATTGTTCAGTTGCACATTCCGACGATTGATTTCACCCATCCAACGATCGAGAACGTCCGCCAGGCGGTTGATTTCGTCGACAAACACGTGCAAGCTGGCGAGGTGGTGTATATCCACTGCAAAGCGGGCCGCGCACGAAGTGCCACAGTGGCAATTTGCTGGTTGATTGAGCATCGTCAGTTGAGCCCCGCCGAGGCACAGGCACTCTTGCTGAGTAAACGTCCGCATATTAACCCGCGTTTGACTGAGCGTGCGGTCGTCAACGAGTTTGTTGCCAATCTCGCACAAGCAGCCAACGGCGATTTGAAACTGCCAACCGAACCAGACATTTCAAGTCAAGCATGA
- a CDS encoding ABC transporter ATP-binding protein, translated as MPIIEVKDLTKHYRVYQKQEGIGGSIRGLFHREYRDVHAVEGIDLTVEQGEFVAFLGPNGAGKTTTLKLLSGVIQPTSGTATVMGYVPWLRQNEYRRRFALVMGQKNQLWWDLPARESYRLHQHIYGVDPAEFTARLDELSDLLDVTRLLDQPVRELSLGERMKMELIAALLHNPEVLFLDEPTIGLDVIAQHNIQKFLRYYQEKRQITILLTSHYMKDIAALCRRVVVIARGTIQYDGSLSGIIDKFSGDKLVTLQFAASESLTLPKTLGSIVNENWPKIQYRVPRGDVPRLLAETLRDHAIEDIVVEDPPLEDVIADLFRESMQHDETKSKTNTTSTSSV; from the coding sequence ATGCCGATTATCGAAGTCAAAGATCTGACAAAGCACTACCGTGTTTACCAGAAACAGGAAGGAATTGGCGGTAGCATCCGCGGGTTGTTTCACCGTGAATATCGAGATGTGCACGCTGTCGAGGGCATCGATCTCACGGTCGAACAGGGGGAATTCGTCGCCTTTCTCGGCCCCAACGGAGCAGGCAAGACGACCACCTTGAAACTGCTCTCAGGGGTGATCCAGCCCACCAGTGGAACGGCTACCGTCATGGGATACGTTCCCTGGTTGCGTCAGAATGAATACCGCCGCCGGTTCGCGCTCGTCATGGGCCAAAAGAATCAACTTTGGTGGGACCTCCCGGCACGCGAATCCTACCGGCTGCATCAACATATCTACGGCGTGGATCCGGCGGAGTTCACTGCGCGACTGGACGAACTGAGTGATCTGCTCGACGTTACGCGATTGCTCGATCAGCCGGTGCGGGAGTTGTCTCTTGGCGAACGCATGAAGATGGAATTGATCGCGGCGTTGTTACATAATCCGGAAGTGCTGTTCCTTGACGAGCCAACGATCGGTCTTGATGTCATTGCCCAGCACAACATTCAGAAGTTTTTGCGATACTACCAAGAGAAGCGGCAGATCACGATCTTGCTGACCAGCCACTACATGAAGGACATTGCGGCACTCTGCCGCCGCGTTGTCGTGATCGCCAGGGGGACGATCCAGTACGACGGATCGCTATCGGGAATTATCGATAAATTCAGCGGTGACAAACTCGTCACGCTGCAGTTTGCCGCTTCGGAATCGCTCACGTTGCCCAAAACGCTTGGTAGCATCGTCAATGAGAATTGGCCGAAGATCCAATACCGGGTGCCTCGCGGTGATGTTCCGCGACTGCTCGCCGAGACGCTGAGAGATCACGCGATCGAAGATATCGTCGTCGAAGACCCGCCGCTCGAAGATGTCATTGCGGATCTATTCCGCGAATCGATGCAGCATGATGAAACCAAATCCAAAACGAATACCACCTCTACCAGTTCCGTATGA
- a CDS encoding ATP-binding cassette domain-containing protein, translating into MITLENISIGFRGPQLLDDVTVRIGRGDRIGLLGRNGAGKTTLLKILAGDITPDHGSVVADAGASLRVARLTQDVPADIQSSVQELMFAKAEDIPGLAGSLGPADKTTKDDWEIEQLIEETLSRMALSGDALFQSLSSGMKRRVLLARTIAAKPDLLLLDEPTNHLDIHSILWLEKFLGSWPGTLMFITHDRSFLQSLASRIWEVDRGRLFDWTCDYPTFLKRKADALDAEEKQNALFDKRLAEEEVWIRQGIKARRTRNEGRVRALKEMRVQRSERRSTEATAKLNLQSAARGGALVAKLENVSFAYGDAPIVNDFSTLVMRGDKIGIIGPNGAGKTTLLKLILGGLEPTEGDIKLGTNLKIAYFDQLRDTLDPELTVTENVGGGSDKVVVGDKTKHIVGYLQDYLFTPERARTPVKYLSGGERNRALLAKLMTQPANVIVLDEPTNDLDAETLEMLEEQLAGFDGTLLMVSHDRTFLNNVVTSTIVFEHDEAPGTVREYNGGYDEWEAAKANRNQESPTRTSKAKIRSTSGGAKKGTPDEKPASPTLPRLSYNEQRELKSLPAKIESLEAKIEQLHSEMAEPAFYQSGGEKIAATSKVLHQTEAELETAFARWEEFEARAAANS; encoded by the coding sequence ATGATCACACTCGAAAACATCTCAATCGGATTTCGCGGCCCTCAACTACTCGACGACGTTACCGTGCGGATCGGGCGGGGTGATCGAATCGGTTTGCTCGGCCGCAATGGGGCCGGAAAGACAACTCTGCTGAAAATCCTCGCTGGTGATATCACGCCCGACCACGGCAGCGTCGTTGCCGATGCGGGCGCGAGCCTGCGAGTGGCGAGGCTGACCCAGGATGTGCCGGCAGACATTCAAAGCAGCGTGCAGGAGCTGATGTTTGCCAAGGCGGAAGACATTCCCGGTTTGGCTGGGTCACTTGGCCCCGCTGACAAAACCACGAAAGACGATTGGGAAATCGAGCAGCTCATCGAAGAGACTCTCTCTCGGATGGCCTTGTCGGGAGACGCGCTTTTTCAATCGCTGTCCAGCGGTATGAAACGACGCGTTCTACTGGCCCGTACCATCGCCGCCAAACCAGACCTCTTGTTGCTAGACGAACCAACCAACCACCTCGATATCCATTCGATTTTATGGTTGGAAAAGTTTTTGGGCAGTTGGCCAGGAACGCTGATGTTCATCACGCACGATCGCTCGTTCTTGCAGTCGTTGGCTAGCCGGATTTGGGAGGTCGACCGAGGTCGATTGTTTGATTGGACGTGCGACTACCCCACTTTTCTCAAACGCAAAGCCGACGCGCTCGATGCCGAGGAGAAGCAGAATGCGCTGTTCGATAAGCGACTGGCTGAAGAAGAGGTCTGGATTCGGCAGGGAATCAAAGCGAGACGAACTCGTAATGAGGGACGCGTCCGTGCCCTCAAAGAGATGCGAGTGCAACGTAGCGAACGTCGCTCCACCGAAGCGACCGCAAAACTTAATCTGCAAAGTGCTGCTCGCGGGGGTGCACTCGTCGCTAAGCTTGAGAATGTATCGTTCGCCTATGGAGACGCACCGATCGTCAATGACTTTAGCACTCTCGTGATGCGCGGTGACAAGATCGGCATCATCGGTCCCAACGGTGCTGGCAAAACAACACTGTTGAAGTTGATTCTCGGCGGTCTCGAACCGACCGAAGGGGATATCAAACTTGGGACGAATTTGAAGATCGCTTACTTTGACCAACTTCGTGATACGCTTGATCCAGAACTGACGGTGACAGAAAATGTTGGTGGTGGCAGTGACAAGGTCGTAGTCGGCGACAAAACCAAACACATCGTTGGCTACCTTCAAGACTATCTGTTCACTCCGGAACGTGCTCGCACTCCCGTAAAATATTTGTCCGGTGGAGAACGAAACCGGGCCTTGCTGGCGAAGCTGATGACTCAGCCTGCCAATGTTATTGTCTTGGACGAACCAACCAATGACCTCGATGCCGAGACGCTAGAAATGCTCGAGGAGCAGCTTGCGGGGTTCGATGGCACCCTCTTGATGGTTAGCCACGACCGGACATTTCTCAATAATGTGGTGACCAGCACCATTGTCTTTGAACACGACGAAGCGCCCGGCACGGTGAGGGAATACAACGGGGGATATGATGAGTGGGAGGCGGCGAAAGCCAATCGCAATCAGGAATCGCCAACGCGCACCTCAAAGGCCAAGATCAGGTCAACAAGCGGTGGCGCAAAGAAGGGCACTCCGGACGAGAAGCCCGCCAGCCCCACGTTGCCGCGATTAAGTTACAACGAACAACGCGAACTGAAATCGCTGCCAGCCAAGATCGAATCGCTCGAAGCCAAGATCGAACAACTGCACAGCGAAATGGCAGAGCCCGCCTTTTATCAGTCGGGGGGCGAAAAAATCGCTGCGACGTCCAAGGTGCTCCACCAGACAGAGGCGGAATTGGAAACAGCGTTCGCTCGCTGGGAAGAATTCGAAGCTCGCGCGGCGGCTAATTCATGA
- a CDS encoding PulJ/GspJ family protein: protein MNVRTGKLFFMPTHQQAYRSMDCRAGLRANRRAVRENRRSGFTLIELLLVLSMLSTLLGGTIGLLALVHNSNDRGQQNLLHRQEIRRFADDVRRDMHASSAAEIRESELILMFASPESKIVYRADGGSLLRRQTSGTDESPAGQDQYRIDDNAMIAVDWLEQGTQVRWTITPTDRPHSPVQIIASKRLTQ from the coding sequence ATGAATGTTCGCACAGGCAAGTTGTTTTTCATGCCAACTCACCAGCAAGCATACAGATCGATGGATTGTCGTGCTGGCCTTCGTGCCAATCGTCGAGCGGTGCGAGAGAATCGGCGGAGTGGGTTCACCTTGATCGAATTGCTGTTAGTGCTCTCAATGCTCAGCACTCTTCTTGGGGGCACGATTGGTTTGTTAGCACTCGTCCACAACAGCAACGATCGGGGCCAACAAAATCTACTGCATCGACAAGAGATCCGTCGCTTCGCCGACGATGTTCGCCGTGACATGCACGCATCGAGTGCCGCCGAAATCAGGGAGTCGGAACTCATCCTGATGTTCGCATCGCCTGAATCAAAAATTGTCTATCGAGCTGACGGGGGTTCGCTTCTACGTCGCCAGACCAGCGGCACTGACGAGTCACCCGCAGGGCAAGATCAATATCGAATAGACGACAACGCAATGATTGCTGTTGATTGGTTGGAACAGGGCACCCAAGTCCGATGGACGATCACGCCGACTGATCGCCCCCACAGTCCCGTCCAAATCATCGCATCGAAAAGGCTCACGCAATGA